A section of the Trachemys scripta elegans isolate TJP31775 chromosome 10, CAS_Tse_1.0, whole genome shotgun sequence genome encodes:
- the LOC117884272 gene encoding gonadotropin-releasing hormone II receptor-like, with amino-acid sequence MPEERDLMTPPQSADVVDENLSVSGCPEPWIEPTFTLAARVRVIVTICFFLIAASSNSVVLYSIMRKRRKSHVRLLILSLTVADLLVTFTVMPLDAVWNVTVQWYAGDLPCKLLNFLKLFAMYSAALVLVVISLDRHSAILHPFAFANSSRRNRLMLCVAWVMSLLLASPQV; translated from the coding sequence ATGCCTGAAGAACGGGACCTTATGACGCCTCCTCAGTCAGCTGATGTCGTGGATGAAAACCTCTCTGTTTCCGGCTGCCCCGAGCCCTGGATCGAACCCACTTTCACGCTAGCAGCCAGGGTCCGTGTGATCGTCACCATTTGCTTTTTCCTGATAGCAGCATCCAGCAACTCAGTTGTGTTATACAGCAtcatgaggaagagaaggaagtcCCATGTCCGGCTGCTGATACTAAGCTTAACGGTGGCAGATTTACTGGTGACCTTCACGGTCATGCCCCTGGACGCTGTATGGAACGTGACGGTCCAGTGGTACGCCGGGGACCTGCCGTGTAAATTGCTGAACTTCCTCAAACTCTTTGCCATGTACTCTGCAGCGCTGGTGCTTGTGGTTATCAGCCTAGACCGGCACTCAGCCATCCTCCACCCCTTTGCCTTCGCTAATTCCAGTCGACGCAACAGACTCATGTTATGCGTCGCTTGGGTCATGAGCCTTCTGCTGGCCTCGCCCCAGGTATGA